Genomic window (Chionomys nivalis chromosome 7, mChiNiv1.1, whole genome shotgun sequence):
cagcactcgggaggcagaggcaggcggatctctgtgagttcgagaccagcctggtccacaagagctagttccaggacaggctccaaagctacagagaaaccctgtctggaaaaaccgaAACAAAGTTTCCTCCCGTCTAGGCCTGCGTACTGACTGCCCAGACCACAGCCTGTGGACCTGGAAATGACTAATCCTTGAAATTACCTATGGAGGTGTAGGCAGCCGTCTCATTGCAATTTTGTTTCTACCAACTTGTGGCCAGGTCAGAGCTCCGCTCTGTGGGAACATGACTGTACCCTCCCTGCCTGTCCGCAGGTGCACCTACAGACGCAGCAGGAGGTGAAGCTACGCATGACGGGAATGGCGCTGCAGGTGATCCGAACCGATGGCATCCTGGCGCTCTACAACGGCCTGAGCGCCTCGCTGTGTaggcaggtgtgtgcacatgtcttgGCTCGCTGTCAGCTTCCTAGGTCTTGGCACCAGCCTCTCAGGTCCTGCTTCTGGGCTCAGTCCTGTGAAGGAGCCCTAAGGAGCTCCAGctgctttctcttccccttcaggTTTATTACAGAAGAGACAAGGGTGGGTATGGGGCAGGGGTCTGCCTTCCACtttcagatgggaaaactgaagcTAAAGACAGCTGGGGACAGCACCTCTGGCTTGTGAATTGGCTTGGCTGCTTGCAAGCTGAGTGACCTTAGAACAGCCACTTGGTATCCAAGGCCCATGGGGCGATGGCTGGGCTCGGGGGAGTGCCCAGTCCTCTGAGCCAGGCCCCCTCCCCAGATGACCTACTCCCTGACTCGGTTCGCCATCTACGAGACCATGCGGGACTACATGACCAAGGATAGCCAGGGACCTCTCCCATTCTACAGCAAGGTGTTGCTGGGCGGCATCAGTGGTGAGTACTGGGTAGTCGGGGCAagggccaggcagaggcagggcaaggGCCGGGCAGAGGCCCAGGACACAGGGAACCATCACATAGTGGCCTTGATGTTTCTATCACCACAGGTTTAACTGGAGGCTTCGTGGGGACCCCAGCAGATTTGGTCAATGTCAGGTTTGTGCCTCTCGTCCCCCAGGGTCACGGGCTTCCTTGTCCCCCATGCAGTCTCTGAGCCTGGGTTTGTGGTGGAACCGAGTCCCGTGATCCTACCCAGAACTCGGGTAGGCGGTCCTGCACTGTTGACCCTGGTCAGTGAGCTGACCTGGGCCCTAGGGGCTCACCCATCCccacctgttctttttttttttctttttttttttttttttggtttttttttcgagacagggtttctctgtggttttggagcctgtcctggaactagctcttgtagaccaggctggtctcgaactcacagagatccgcctgtctctgcctcccgagtgctgggattaaaggcgtgcgccaccaccgcccggcccacctgTTCTTCTGTTGTTTCAGGATGCAGAATGACATGAAGCTGCCCCTGAACCAGCGGCGCAAGTGAGTGGGAGACCGGCTTTGTCCCAGTCAGGGAGGGTAGGACCCCTGCGTAGCTCTGCTCTGACTTAACCAGGACTCCCATACTGCACGTGGGTTTTATGAAAAGGGGAGCTGGTGGCTTTAGATAACATGCTACCCTGGGGTCACTAAGGGGTGTCCCTTGGTCCCTCTAAGGCCTTTAGGTTCTTTCTTATGGGAAGAATCTCACTAGGCTGAGGGCCAGTCCCCATACCTGCCTTCTGGAATTCGCTGACACCAGGACTGTCGTCTAGGGCTGGGCCtctttgtagctgaggatagccCAAATCAGATATCTAAGTGCAGGGCCACCCAAGCCTCAAAGCTCATGGAGAGAACTGCTTACAGCCAGGAGGCCTGGGTAGAAGTGGCTTCTTGTTGGTTCCCCCTTGGGTTCTCCAGCCCAGAGGGTGGGTGTTAATCTGTCCTAGAAGCCACAGCAAGCCTGGGATCCTGTGGGGAAGTGGAACCTCCATCCGAGGAACAGCAGAGCAGACCACCAAAGCTTTGCCCACAGGCAGAACAAGCTTGAGCCCATAGGGGTCACTTCCTGAGCTTTCCCTGGGAGAGGCTTGCAGGCTTGTGAAATACCCCCATTGAGTATGACGCCACGCCAGAGTCCTGTGTCCCACAGTGGCTTTTCTGGCGTCTAATCCTGCAAGACATGTGGTAAATCTCACTGACCTGTCTTTACCACTGACAGCTACTCTCATGCCCTGGATGGTCTGTACCGTGTGGCCCGCGAAGGTGAGAGGAGAGGACGTTTACATTGTTGTAAATGTGTATGGATTCGAATACATGTTTACATGTGTACTCACTGTGCCTGAGCTGGTGGGCTTGGGGTGGAAAAGCAGCCTGTGGGGGGACAGGCAGGGTGGGGAATGAAGTGTCATATAGGGGTTGATGTCGCCCCTCGATTCCTCCTGCAGAAGGCCTGAGGAAGCTCTTCTCCGGAGCAACCATGGCATCCAGCCGCGGGGCCCTCGTCACTGTGGGCCAGGTGGGTTCCTGTGCAGAACGGGGCTTGCGGACAATATCTCTGACCTCTGTCGTCAGAGACCACAGAACACAGCAGCGGGCACTGGGGGACGGGGAGGTGCCCGCTATCCTGGGGAGGGGTGGGCAGCCTGCATCTGACCCTCACCTGCATGTCCAGGTGTGGTGATGGAGTCCCTGGGGACTCTGTCGGCTCTCCCTGGGTCTGGGAGCTCATCTTTAGCTATACTGTCCCTGTTCCTCCCTGCAGCTGTCCTGCTATGACCAGGCCAAGCAGCTGGTCCTCAGCACTGGGTACCTATCTGACAACATTTTCACCCACTTCGTCTCCAGCTTCATTGCGGTAAGTGCCCCAGCGTGGTCGGAGGAGGCTGAGGGTGGGTGGAGCGAGCCTGGTGCAGCCTCTCTGAGACCACCTTTGGGAACCAAGTTCACAGGTTAGCCCAGGCTGGGATAATTCCTGTTCCCCTCTCCTGGTTACTCAGGTCTTGGCAGCACTGGGTCACTCGGGGATGGGGCAAAGGGCTTTTTTAAAGGTATCCTGTGGGCAGTGAGGGCTTGGGGGTGCCTGCAGGCCCGTTGGTGACAAGTTCCCTCCCGCAGGGTGGGTGTGCGACATTTCTGTGCCAGCCCCTGGATGTGCTAAAGACACGCTTGATGAACTCCAAGGGCGAATATCAGGTAATGACTGGCGGCAGGCTCCAGGGCTGGCCGGAGCTCCTGCCATCTACCGCCATTCTCTGGAGCCAGGACCCTCTCAGCTTCAGCCCTGATGGGAACCCAGAGACAAGGCTGTTGTCCCCTGTTCCCTTCTAGATGCTCAACTCTGGGTAGCACTTGCCTCGGGGTGGGGCTGTACTTTCCCAAGCTGTTTTCCCTTGGTGTCTCCTTTAGATTTCTTCACCAGTTAACAGGGAAGCTTTTCACGCGGTAGGTAGATCTGGCCCGTGTGTGGCCGGCTCTTTGGC
Coding sequences:
- the Slc25a10 gene encoding mitochondrial dicarboxylate carrier, whose product is MAEARASRWYFGGLASCGAACCTHPLDLLKVHLQTQQEVKLRMTGMALQVIRTDGILALYNGLSASLCRQMTYSLTRFAIYETMRDYMTKDSQGPLPFYSKVLLGGISGLTGGFVGTPADLVNVRMQNDMKLPLNQRRNYSHALDGLYRVAREEGLRKLFSGATMASSRGALVTVGQLSCYDQAKQLVLSTGYLSDNIFTHFVSSFIAGGCATFLCQPLDVLKTRLMNSKGEYQGVFHCAMETAKLGPQAFFKGLFPAGIRLIPHTVLTFLFLEQLRKHFGIRVPT